gaaggaaggacCCTGGCATTGAAGGCGCTCCAGGGGACACGTGCCCGCCACGTGTTTCTCACCTACCCTCTTCCCTGTCTTCTAGGCAGATTTTTTGAAAGGACTGCCTGTCTACAACAAAAGCAATTTTAGTCGATTTCATGCCGACTCCGTGTGCAAAGCGTCGGTGAGTGCGTGTGCGGGGGCTTCGGGGGAGGGCTGTGCATGATGTGTCTCGCCGGAGCAGAGGCACCCCCCCAGGTCTTCGCAAGTCTTCTAGTCTGCAGTGGAGGGGGGCCCAAGTCGAGGGGCAAGGGGACCCCAGGCCTGTACGCTCTCCTAACACACGCCTTCCCACCCCTCCCGCAGAACCGACGCCCCTCAGTCTACCTGCCCACGCGGGAATACCCGTCAGAACAGAGTAAGTGGCCTCACAGTCTGTCCCACCCGGCTGCCGAAGTGGCCCTGGGGACGCCGCTCAGCCTGTGCACGGGGAAGCCCTTGGGAGCAGCAGGAAGCCTGGCTTTCTCCAGGACCTTCCTGCCCCATGCGCTGGCCTCCCTGTCCATCCCGCAGGGCCCAACCACGCCTCCCATCAAGTCAGGCGCCCCCTGCTGGCTCTGCAGCACAGCCTCAGGgctggcagcctggggaggggcctcCAGGGGCGGGCCCTGCGGGAATGCTGGAGCCACAGAGCTGGGCCTGAGGAGGTTTGCCAGGGTCGCAGTGTCTTGTTTTACCCCTCAGAAAGGATGCCCCCGGACTCTGCCATCCGGGCCCTGTGGCTGCTGGAGGACAGCTGCATGCATCTGTGCCCCCAGGGGGAAGCACACCATGAGGGGGTGCTACATGCTGGGGCTCACTGCCCCTGATGGCAGGGTCCTGCTCAAGGCTGAGAGGTGGTCACCCTGGCCGAGCGGCGGGCTCGGGCCCCTCGTAGTGGCCTTGTGCCTGGGAGGGAAAACGGTGGGCTTCTGGAAATCTCCCGGGTTGGGGATGCTGACTGGAGTCCCAGGAGGCAGCCAGGACAGAAATGGTCTGGAGGCCAAAGGCCAGCACCCGTCCGGGAGGGGCggagcaggtgggggtggggcctggccaCCTGCAGCCTCTGCCTGCAACTTTGTCTGTGTTTCCTCCTCAGTCATTgtgacagaaaaaacaaacatcctTTTGCGCTACCTACATCAGCAATGGGACAAAAAGGTAAAGCACGTGGGTTTCAGGTGGTGCCCAGCAGGGGGCTCTAAGTAGGGGAAAGACATGGGTGGCTGGGAGACCAGGTGTTCCAGTGGGGCCTTGAGGGCCCATAGGAGTTCACCAGGCGAtccaggagagggaacagcaCTGCCGAGGAGGGATGGCTGTGTGCGGGCCATAGGGCTCTGGTGTTCGGGGACGGGCAAGCCGCACCGAGGCCCAGATCCCTCTGAGGTCTGGCTCCCCACTGCTAGCAGCGAGCAGGGCCCTGGTGGCAGGTAGATTTCGCCTTACCACCTGGAATCTTTGTTTTGTGGCGAAGTGTATATATGATTAAAAATCTAGGtgaccacaactagaaagacccacaactaaaatatacaactatgtacttgggagatttggggagaaaaagcagaaaaaaaaaaaaaagactggcaacagttgttagctcaggtgccaatctttaaaaaaaaaaacccaggtgACACAAGAGCGGGTAGGTGCAGTAGGAAGTTCTCCCAGAGGCCGTCTTCCCAACACGCAGAGTGTTTTCTTTACCGGAAATCTGTGCCTGTTGTTCCGCATgtagttggtttgtttttttcctaacatTGAACATGGGACAGCCACCTGCTCGGGCGAGGTTGGAGGGGGATCCCGTGATGAAGTGCCTGGCCCACCCCCtcaccctcccccgccccacagGCCTTGATTCCCACCACTGGAGAGGTTCCCAAACCTCTTTTCTCTTCCGTGGCAATGCGTGGGCTTCCCCAGGCGGCTCATGAGAGCCCTTTGCCCTCTGGCCGGTGGGACACTCCTCTGAGTGTTTTGGGCCCCTTGTGCAAGCTGTGGTGACTCCTCGCAGTGCCCAGGGCAGGCTGGCGGCCCCCGGGACTGTGGCTTAGCTGGGCAGGTCTGGGTAGGGGGAGGGGCTGCCCTGCCAGGGGCCCTGGGTCCATCACCCTTCTGCAGGCCCAGCCCTGTGACGCCCTTggagccccagggcctgggctggtATCAGGATTTCGGGAGCTCACGCAAGGGAAGACTCACAGCCCCTCTCCCGCCCCTCACCCCCCAGAACGCCGCCAAGAAGAGAGACCAGGAACAAGTGGATCTGGAGGGGGAGAGCTCGGCGCCCCCCCGCAAGGTTGCCCGGACCGACAGCCCGGACATGCACGAGGACACTTAAGACTCATGCTCCCCACAGGCGCCTCCTGTCTTGTCTGCTCCTCGCCCGCCCGCTGTGTAAGCGCCCCCGCCTGCCCCGCCAGCCCACACCCCGCCGTCCACACCACTTCCAACCTCATAGGAGCCgatgtatttattttccttgagtTTTTATTTATGCTGTAAAATGTACCAAGTGATGGTTAAAGGGGACGTCAGACCCAGTAGTGTGATGTTGGTAGATGCTTTTTGAAAATAACATTGTTATTTAcctcccctgccctgctcccccgCCTCCTGCCCCCCAGTCCTCCTCCTCCGGAGAACCAGAGCGTGTCTGCGAGGGTCCAGAGCCGGGCCCTGCTGCAGCCGGCAGGGGAGGGGGCGCTTCtccctgctgccccctgctggtcCGGGCCTTAAAGACTTGGCCTTGTCTCACCTTCTACCGGGACCTATTCTGTGCCCAGACCTTGCTCTGAGCGTGCGCCGGGGGAGAAGTCAGCCCTTCTGGATCTTTCTCTTAAGTCATTTTATCATGGACTAGTGCGTGCTCCGTGTCCACCCCAATAAAAGGATCTTTCCTAGTCGACCTTGCGTCTTTGCTCCGTGTGCCTCGGCCCCAGAGGACGGAGCCACTGAAAGTCATCCCGTCATCACCAAGAGGAGCCGAAAGGGGCCCCCACATGCCAGGGCCCTGGGACCAGCTGGATTCTCTCTTGGGCCTGCTGCGGCTGCCTCACTGAGCTCCAAGACCTGCCTGGACCTGCCCTGCTGCCTTACCTGCCAAGGGACCAGGACACCCCTGAGACACAGTCCATGTTGCCAAGGACAGAGCTGTGGTTGATTCCACGTCCAGGACACCAGCGAGCAGGGTGGCATGGTCACCAGCCACTGTGGAGACAGCCCGGTGGCCTGGCCTCACGTGCCCCTGGCTCAGCGAGCAGGCACACGGAGCGCCGTGGAATTCCCTGCCTAGGTGCCGTCAGTTGGCGAGTTCCATGACCACTCACAGGCCACCAGCTGGGCTGGGTTTGGGGCTGAGCTTGGGGACGTAGGGGGCTTTTGGGCTCTGGGCAGAAGGTTAGAGGCCCTGACCAGTGAGCTCGGGGCTGGGGAGAATACcgcttctcccccacccccgccagccCAGCTGGGCCACGGTGTGGAGGCTGAGTGCTGGgcgtgggggctggggagggcttgAGCAGTGGGGCTAGAGGAGGTGCCAGGCCGCAGAGGGGCGCCCACCCTGGAGTGTCCAGCCTGAATCAGGCTGCTTGGGCCTGGGCTGCCCAGCACCTCCCAGGGTGGAAGGTTCCAGTTGGCTGTCcagctgtgccatggggccaagAGGCTTCGCCTCCCAGCTCTGGGCAGTACCTCCACCTGTGTTCACTCCCTGTGTCACAAGGCAGATGCTTGGGAAATGCAAGCTGGACCGTGGTCGTGCCAGGGTGGGCTGAGTCCCCAGATGCTCTCAGACCGACGTGGAGTCCCCAGCCCCAGAGATCAGTCAGACCTGGGCAGGTGCGTGGTATTGCCATGTGTTAGTGACTGAGAAGATGGAGGCACTTCAGAGGCCACGGGGCAAAGCACAAGCAGGCTGTGCCCTGTCTTTCCTCAAGGCTCACCcaggcctccccagccccagctacCCCTTGGAGGGGCTGGGTTCCATCTCCCGCCAATGCTGTCCGCGGTGGGGGCGGTGGTCCTGTGGCCGTGGCCTGCCCAGGCCTCCCTATGGTCTCCCCAGAGCAGGCCCCTCAGCCTGCCTCCACCAACCCTGCCTGCTTTTGGtgtccccctcctctcctcacctgcaCACCAAACTCTGCCTTCccacacctctgtgcctttgcacaggctgcttTTCTGCCACCAGTGAGCCCCGGCTTCTCTCACAGCCCCCCCAAAGTGCCCTTTCCTCACACTGGCTCCCCTTGGGTTCCCCCAGTGCTGAGGCGGGGCCCACTGGGCTCTGAGCCTTTGGATATGGCCCCGCTCGAAGGTGGGAGAGGCCACCTCCACCCCTGATCACACAGTGAAGAGTCCCAGCGACTCGGTCTGACAGCTGTCCCACAGTGGGGCATCCCAGCCACTCCCCCATGCCACCCCTCAATGCACATCCCCTCAACATGGAGACAAGGGCACCAGATGCCTTCTGATCCTCACACCCGAGTTCTTCCCGTGGCCCCAGCTCCTCAGATGATGGCCCAGGAAGTGGGTGTGCCAGAAAGTGTGGCCGAGAGGACTGCGCGACCCCAGCCCTGGCAAGGCCAAGATGCAGGCCCAGTGCCCAAACTGCTGAGTCCTTCCAGCACTTGGAGATTCCTTCCTTTGTCTGGGAGCCTGAAGCCAGGGCCTGAGGCTCTGCAGCTCTTCCCAGGGGCCCTGGGCCTGGAGTCGGCCCCCAAATCTGGGTCATCTCAGAGGCAGCAGTCTGGAGTTTTCCATTTGTGGCCTGGAGACCCACTTCTTAGTGGGAGGGGCCCCTATCCTGGGCCTACCAGGCCCCAAAAGAGCCTGTGCCAACCTGGTCACTGGGCCCCTGGAACCCCTTCCACTGCTCTGTCCTTAGGCACTGTTGAAATAGACTTTATTGCATTTCTGCCGTTTtacaaaaatatgacaaaataaattaaaaacaaataaataatcgCCTATTCTGTGTGTTTCCTGTTGGTTTTGGGGGTTGCCTTTCGTGTCCCCCATCCTGGTCGAAAGGAAAACGGCAGATCGGGGGCCGCGGCCCCGGCCCTGCCTCTGGAGGGCGGCCGATCCCGGGGCCGTGGCCGAAGCGCGGTGGCCGGCGGCGTCGCCCCGTCGGGGGCTGCTATTGCATACAGAAGAGAAGGCCGGGCGGGCCCAGCTAGTGCCAGCCGCCGGGCCAGCACacggcctgggggctggggctggggctgggcgaGGGCGCCGCGGGCTCGGGGGGCTCGGGGGGTGGCGGCGGGAGGCTGTAGAAGCTAGCGCCCCCCGGCAGGGGCTGGAGGCCGGGCGCGGGCCCGGCGAGGGCACAGGGCGGGCAGTCGGCTGCGGCGGCGGTGGGGGCCTGGCGGGGGGCGGCGCTCTCGCCCCCGCAGCCCCACGGCCCATCCCACTGCCAGCAGCCGGCGGGCGGCGTCGGGGGCCGGGGCAGCGGCgttggcggcggcggcggcgcggggctcCGGCTGCGGCGGGTGCGCGGGGCGGGGGCCAGCGCTGTCCCTGCGGAGGCGAGAGGGGCCGTTCCGGGGGTGCCGCCCCCGCCGCCGGGCCCGCTGGGGACCCTGCCCGCGCTCCCTCCCGGGCTTCCAGGCACATGGAGGGCCTTATTGCTTCTGATCAGTGACAAGGGGTGGGCATCTTTGGGTGCATCCCCTGCCTCTGGGCACTGGGCCCCTCCCCTTCGTGAGGAGAGGACAGTCTGAGGAAGTCCCTCTGACTTCTGATCTATGtccctgctgctgcagctgccacCTCTTGGGCTCCCTGGGGATGGGCTGATCGACCCCTGGCTGGGCTTGGGAGGGGCAAGGTGGCAGGTGTGGGGGCCCGCGAGTCTGCTCCACACAAATGTGGTTGCAGCCCGTGGCTGGGCAGCTCAAGCTCCAGGCCGGGGAGGCAGCCGCAGCCCATGCCTCCAAGGAAGGCCTCCTCGAACAGCTGGGCCACGGGGTGGAGACTTGCATAGAGGCCTGGGGTACAGTCCCCCAGAGTGAGCTGAGTGTGGGGTCTtgtgggggcaggagaggctgggccaGGTGGGGAAGGGGCCTCCCGCATCTCTCCTGGTACCAGAGCATGGCGGGTTGGGTGCCCTGGAACAGGGGGCTTTGGAATCACTCCCTGGGCTTGAGGAGGGTCAGGCACGGGGCTCCAGGCTCTCCAGGGTCCTGGAGAGACTGGCAGGCTTTGACCAAGAGGCTCCGTGTACCATGTGCCCAGGTCCCCAGCCGGTACCAGAGACCGgacctcctctgcctccttcaacCCCTCTCCCCTGGCCTGGCCACCCCACCCCTACTGCCAAAGCCCAGCCCGGAGTCCCCACCCCCGAGTTAAAGCTTGTGACCTGAGCCTTCCTCTTCAGGCCGGGGGGCGTCTGGCTCCTCAGCCGCAGCCTCGTCCGCCGGCCCACTCCGCTGGGCCCGGCCACTGCCACCTCCAGGGGTCCCATCCAGCCGCGCCTGCCCGCCTGCCCCGTTGGACCCGGCCTCAGCCCGGGCCCCACCGAAGGGGAAGAGCTTGCCAGCGTGGAAGGCCTTGGGTGGCGAGTGACTGCGCTCGGGGTCCCGCCGGGTCTCAGGCGACTTGAGGAACTTGAagctgaggaaggctggcaggCGGGTGTCACTGCCTGTGGGCGACTGGGCGGGGGGCGGCCGGGCAGCGGGGCCGGCCCCGGCCAGCGAGCGGGCCCCTGACGACAGGAACTTGCCCTGCAGCGGTATGATCTGCTTCAGCTTCATGACGTTGTTGGGCGCCAGCAGGGACCCTGGGCGCTTGGGCCGCTCTGGCCCGTGGCCGCCCGTCCCGCTGCCCTTGGCCTTGGCTGAGGCCTTCTCAGGGGCGGTGGGGTCCAGCCCGGAGCCCTCGGCCCGCGCCTCCTCCCGGCCACTGGCATCGCGTTCCCGCCGGGTGTGATGCTCCGCGTGGCGCTggcgctcctcctcctcccgccgccgccgctgctgctgctggtagCGGTGCTGGGCCTGGCGCTCGTGTCTCTGTGGACACAATGGAGACGTTACGGGGGACtgggaggaggggcccaggcccacgCGGGTGCTCTATGTGGTGGAGAGCTCTAAATGCTTATTAGGTGCCAGCTGCACACCCAGACCCACACTGGGTCTACGCAGAAGTGGGGAGAGGGCTAAATGCTTATTTGGCGCTAACTGCATCCCTAGACCCACAGCAGTACTGAGAATTGAGATTGGGACGTTTACTGGCCACCACCTCTGTCCCCAGCAGTGTGCCAGGAGAGGGCAAACAAATATTGGGCCTCAGTGGTCCTCTGCTTTCTGCAGAACCTGCGAGAGACAGAGCCGTGACTGGCGCAGAACAGAGTCCACACTGGCCAGTCCCACAGCCAGTAGCCACACGTGGCTTTGTCAGTATCaattcaaataattcaaataaaaattctgtttctcagCTGCACCAGTGCTTGTTGGCCACCTGTAGTGAGAGGCTACACGGACAGCACGGATACAGAACATTCGGTCACCGCGGAGAGCTCCACCGGTCGGCGCCGGTGAACTCCTTGGCCCACTCTGCAGCTTTCTGAGGAACTCAGCAGAGGCTGGGCTTCTAGGAAGCATGCTGTGTCCCTGGCCCTGAAGGAGACACTGCCGGGAGAGCTGGCGGATGACTGAATGTCGACGAGTGCCAGCCTGGTGCTGGATGCCACCAGGATTCTGGAAGGGACTGGCCTGTTGGGAGCACTAATTATTACCCCGGGCTCTGTGCATCTGCCCTCCTTTGAGGGCTTGGCCGCCAGCCTGGCGACGTGGAGAAGCCCCACTGAGCAACGGAGCCCGGCCCCAGCCTGCGTACCTTGAAGGCCTCCCGACGCTGGTACTCGAGCTTGGCCATCTCCTCGGCCACCCAGCCGGGGATGTCGGGGATGGCCACGTGGATGAGGTACTTGAGGAGCAGAGCGAAGTGCTGAGGCAACAGAGGAGAAGGCTGCAGGCTCTGGGATGCCTGCCcgctgcccagcccctgccccgcCGCCAGCCCCACCTCTAGCACCACCACGGACACGATGGCCGCCTCAGGGCTGAGCCAGGGGAAGAGGCGCTGCAGCTGCCCGCACTGGCCGATGAGATAGCAGTTGACCACGATTGCCAGCACGCCCATGGCCTCCATCACCTTCTGCGGGGGACACGGGGCTCAGGCGGGCTCCAGCTGCTCTCGGgggcctcctgctcctccctggtGCACCCCATCTCCCTCTGGGCCTTGGCTCAGAGCCCTCGGCCCTCCGCACACCTGCCACTGGCCGATGCTCTCCACCCGCTGCCCAAAGGGCCGCTGCAGCCCCGTGCACAGCTTGAGCGCGTCGCTGCGGATCTCGATGAGGTTGTTGACCAGAGCGCACAGCGCAGCCAGCGGGAAGGCAGACGAGAACAGCACAACGTAGCCAAACTGCACAAACATCTCCTGGTAGTCCTGGAACGTGTCCTGCAGGCGGGCACCCCTCAGACCAGGACATCTCCTCCCTGAGACCCCCACCTTCTCTTCAAGCCCACCTCCCCAGATTATCCTGCAGGACCCAGAGCCTCCTCATCCGGGAGGTTCCCAACCGCATCATGAGCCCATTATCGCCCCTAGCGCCCTCCACCCTCAGACTGTGTGCCCGGCCTCTGAGGGCCCTGCCCCCATCCTCAGACGCTCTCCTTACCTCGTACTTCTTCATACAGCTCTCGAGCTCGGCCTGGGTGAGTTGAGGTGAGTATTCCTCCTCGGGTGGGTCGATCCAAGATGCCCGATTCTGCCGCCGCTGCCTCCGGGCTGAGTCACCTGATCCCGGCTCCGGGTCTGCACCCCCGTCTGGCCCTTGGTCACGGCCCTCGCCCCCAGCCCGGCGGAGCAGGATGGCTGGGGGCTCCCGCTCAGGGCTGCCAGGAGCCCCCTCGGCCTCATCATCCTCCTCGGCCAGTGTGAACACACCGGGCTCCAGCCCCTTCTCCACCATCGTGgggctcccctcctccaggagggccTCTGGGCTTGGGCCAGGCCGGTGCCGCCCAGCCCCCCGTTCAGCAAAGCTGACCTTCTTCAGCCGGAGCCCACAGTCCAGGAGGctgccctcctcaccctcctcttcctcctcctcctcgtcgtcttcttcctcctcctcctcctcctcctccttgtccccCCTCAGCCcgtcccccacctccccaccttcccctgctGGCCGCTGCTCCACCgtagcctcctcttcctcctcgggGGCCCCACAGCCTCCACCGAGACACCTGCGTCCcatgccactgctgctgccaccccCCTCTTCGGCCTGGGGTTCAAGGCGGCGGGGCGCAGGGCGCCGGAGGCTCAGCAGGCCAAGCAGGGCTCGGGCCAACTCCCAGGCCGCCCGCAGCCCGAGCTCGCCGCGGCCCAGCCGCCGGTACAGGTGTGGCTGCAGGACCTCGCGCACGTTCTGGAGGAACTGGCGGGTGATCAGCAGAGTGGCCAGCATCTAGGGGTGGGAAGGGGGTGGAGAGAGGCCACatggggggcaggcagggctcTGGGCACCCACCCTCCCAGAGCATGTTTCCAGACACTTGCCCTGAACCCAATTCCTGTTTCTGCTTCTTTAGATGTCCCTGGACATGGAGGCCCGCGCCTCAGCATGTCACTCTCACCTGCCACAGAACCACCGCCTGGGCGCCCCTGTGCCTCTCCACCCACCCAGGCTCCAGGCCTCCCTGCTTACAG
The window above is part of the Equus przewalskii isolate Varuska chromosome 20, EquPr2, whole genome shotgun sequence genome. Proteins encoded here:
- the ANO8 gene encoding anoctamin-8 isoform X8 codes for the protein MKSWVQAVCENQPLDEICDYFGVKIAMYFAWLGFYTSAMVYPAVFGSVLYTFTEADQTSRDVSCVVFALFNVVWSTLFLEEWKRRGAELAYKWGTLDSPGEAVEEPRPQFRGVRRISPVTRAEEFYYPPWKRLLFQLLVSLPLCLTCLACVFLLMLGCFELQELVLSVRGLPRLARFLPKVVLALLVSASAEGYKKLAVWLNDMENYRLESAYEKHLIIKVVLFQFVNSYLSLFYIGFYLKDMERLKELLLVLSLSQSLERQLQAVLVPLVALRFRLLLLSLRGLLLMAQAKMLATLLITRQFLQNVREVLQPHLYRRLGRGELGLRAAWELARALLGLLSLRRPAPRRLEPQAEEGGGSSSGMGRRCLGGGCGAPEEEEEATVEQRPAGEGGEVGDGLRGDKEEEEEEEEEDDEEEEEEEGEEGSLLDCGLRLKKVSFAERGAGRHRPGPSPEALLEEGSPTMVEKGLEPGVFTLAEEDDEAEGAPGSPEREPPAILLRRAGGEGRDQGPDGGADPEPGSGDSARRQRRQNRASWIDPPEEEYSPQLTQAELESCMKKYEDTFQDYQEMFVQFGYVVLFSSAFPLAALCALVNNLIEIRSDALKLCTGLQRPFGQRVESIGQWQKVMEAMGVLAIVVNCYLIGQCGQLQRLFPWLSPEAAIVSVVVLEHFALLLKYLIHVAIPDIPGWVAEEMAKLEYQRREAFKRHERQAQHRYQQQQRRRREEEERQRHAEHHTRRERDASGREEARAEGSGLDPTAPEKASAKAKGSGTGGHGPERPKRPGSLLAPNNVMKLKQIIPLQGKFLSSGARSLAGAGPAARPPPAQSPTGSDTRLPAFLSFKFLKSPETRRDPERSHSPPKAFHAGKLFPFGGARAEAGSNGAGGQARLDGTPGGGSGRAQRSGPADEAAAEEPDAPRPEEEGSGTALAPAPRTRRSRSPAPPPPPTPLPRPPTPPAGCWQWDGPWGCGGESAAPRQAPTAAAADCPPCALAGPAPGLQPLPGGASFYSLPPPPPEPPEPAAPSPSPSPSPQAVCWPGGWH